A stretch of DNA from Coccidioides posadasii str. Silveira chromosome 4, complete sequence:
TAAAATTTGTACACCTTTCTCCTGGGCGATGGCACCCACTGCGAAAGGGAATGCAGTGGATCCTGAGGCCCCGATAGCCGCTGCAAACCCGATAGCTGATACGTGAATGTGCTTCGGCAGCAACTTTGTCGCAGCAACAATGGCGATCGGGAATAGAGGTCCCAAAAAGAAGCCGACGAACGAGACCATCACCGCCGACACATAGAACTGAGGGACCAGCCAGAAGAGTAACTCGAGGACGATAGTGCACAAGAGATACACGATGACGGCATGTTTCTCAGACTTGAAGACTCGTGGAGTTACAAATCCTAGGATCACGCGTCCCACGGTAAGTCCAAGCCAAAATCCAGTTGCACTCATACCCGACGCGAAGGCACTTCCATGGCGGATGTTGATCATGAATGTGACGATCCAGCCTCCAAGGCCGACTTCTGCGCCTGCATAAATTGAGATGAAGATGCTGCAGACCCAGGTGACTCTGTTCTTGAGTGCTTCCGCAGTTCGACTACCACCGAAAATTCTGTTTAATATCACACTTA
This window harbors:
- a CDS encoding uncharacterized protein (EggNog:ENOG410PICG~COG:G~TransMembrane:8 (i20-44o99-121i172-195o207-230i242-259o265-287i299-323o329-348i)~BUSCO:7264at33183), whose protein sequence is MIHMKLGQRGVAMLSPGAHLAAYIIICVHPPFPVLVIAFILAGFGNGLADAAWNAWVGGMANANELLGILHAFYGLGATLSPTVATSLIAKAHWEWFQFYYLIVGAAILELVFMTATFWTATATKYCADNPPAAIPEFDITAHAPESTKKLSVILNRIFGGSRTAEALKNRVTWVCSIFISIYAGAEVGLGGWIVTFMINIRHGSAFASGMSATGFWLGLTVGRVILGFVTPRVFKSEKHAVIVYLLCTIVLELLFWLVPQFYVSAVMVSFVGFFLGPLFPIAIVAATKLLPKHIHVSAIGFAAAIGASGSTAFPFAVGAIAQEKGVQILQPFILGILVACLGIWLFLPSLSKKRQ